Part of the Pseudodesulfovibrio mercurii genome is shown below.
GACAAGGGCTACACCATCCTGACCTTCTAGCCGCCTCAAACGCGTGCGCGGCGCGACCCGCCGCGCACGCGAGGGGACCCACCGCGTTTTTTTCGGCGTTTCCCGGGGAAAACCCATAAAATATTCACCGATTCGCCAAAAATATCGAATTTCACCCGGCAAAACCGGGTTTCCGAAGTGGACATCCCCGAAATTTTGGCTTAAGCCTTTTTTCGCTTTTACAGCGAAATCCGTTCGCGGACCAAGGGAAGGGACACCCGCAAGGGGGGTCCCATTCTCTTTTCCACTCCGGGGCACGACGGGTCCGCCCGTCCCGACGCCCGCAGCGGAACCGCGCGCAGGCCGCGCGGCACACGTCAACACAACGCAGGTGAAATATGGCTCAACGTGAACAATGGGGCTCCCGCGTCGGCTTCGTGCTGGCCGCGGTCGGGTCCGCCATCGGTCTGGGGAACATCTGGCGCTTCCCCTACATGGCCTACGAGAACGGCGGCGGCGCCTTTCTCATCCCGTACATCTTCGCCCTGCTGACCGCAGGCATCCCCTTCATGATCCTGGAATTCGGCATGGGCCAGAAATACCGGGGCTCCGCGCCCAAGGTCTTCCGCGCCCTGGGCGAAAAATGGGAGTGGATCGGCTGGATGCAAGTCGTCGTGGCCCTGATCATCTCCATCTACTACGTGGCCGTCATCGGCTGGACCATCAACTACACCGGGTTCGCCCTGAACCTGTCCTGGGGGGCCGATCCCAAGGCATTCTTCTTCGGCGACTACCTGGGCCTGAGCGACGCGCCCCTGCACCTGGGCTCCATCCGCTGGCCCATCCTGGCCGCCTGCACCCTGGCCTGGGGCATCACCTGGCTGGCCATCACCTCGGGCGTGCGCAAGGGCATCGAACGGGCCTGCAAGATACTCATCCCCCTGCTCTTCATCCTGGTCATCGCGCTCATCGCCCGGGTGGTCAACCTGCCCGGCGCCATCACCGGCCTGAACTACCTGTTCCACCCCGACTTCTCCAAACTGGCCGACTTCTCGGTCTGGGCCGACGCCTACGGCCAGATCTTCTTCTCCCTGTCCATCGGCTTCTCCATCATGCTGGCCTACTCCAGCTACCTGCCCGAGGACTCGGACATCAGCAACAACGCGGCCATGACCGTGTTCATCAACTGCGGCTTCTCCCTGCTCGCGGGCATCATGATCTTCTCCGTGCTCGGCAACATGGCCCATGCCACAGGGCAGGAAGTGTCCGACGTGGCCGGAGCGGGCGTGGGCCTGGCCTTCATCACCATCCCCGCGGCCATCAACACCATGCCCGCGCCCGTGTTCGTGGGCACCCTGTTCTTCCTCTGCCTGACCATGGCCGGGGTCAGTTCGCACATCTCCATCGTCGAGGCCGTCAGCTCGTCGTTCATCGACAAGTTCGGCATGGACCGCAAACGGACCGCCACCCTGGTCTGCGGCTTCGGCTACCTCATGACCGTCGCCTTCACCACCGGCGGCGGACTGCTCATCCTCGACATCGTGGACCACTTCATCAACAACCTGTGCATCCTGGGCCTGGCCCTCGTGGAAATCGTCCTCATGAGCTATATCGTCGGCCTGGACGATCTCAACGCACACGTCAACGCGGTCTCCGACTTCAAGGTCGGCACCGCCTGGCGGCTCTGCCTCAAGCTCGTCACCGTGGCCGTGCTCGGCTATACCTTCGTCATGAACATCGTCACCGACCTGGGCACCCCCTACGGCGGCTACGCGCAATCCGACCTCGCCCTGCTCGGCTGGTCCCTGCTGCCCGTGGCCTTCGTCCTCGCCCTGGCCCTGAGCCGACGGGAAGCCGCCTACGGCTTCGCCCGCCAACACTAAGGAGCAGACCATGTCCGTACCCGCTATCATCATGATGCTCGTCGGCCTCGGCGTCACCTGGGGCGGCGCAGCCTACTGCATCCGCCTGGCCATCAGACGGAACCGACAGTAACCGACGCAAACGAAAAGGGGCGCTCCTCGCGGAGCGCCCCTTTTTTTGTCCCCTTCCCCCCTGGACCCCCCAACCCCTCTCTCTCCCTCCTAAACTTTTTGTCGCCGCTTCGCGGAGTGTGCGGCATGGCGAAAAGGCCTACTTCTTTTCCCCACATCCCACCCCTCCGACATCCCGCGTCCGCACGGCCCTGCCGAAGGCACACAAAAAGTTTGGGAGGGTCCAGGGAACCCTTTTCAAAGGGTTCCCTGGTCTCCCCGAAGGGGCCGCCGGAGGCCCCGTGCGGGCCGGTCGTCTACAGTCCCTTTTTCTCGAAGAACCGGAAGAGCAGGACGGCTCCGACGGCCAGGACGATGACGGGAATCCAGTGGTTGACGCCGAGCAGGGAGCCCCAGGTGAGCTTGCCGTAGTCGCCCCAGGCGAGAACCGAGGTCTTCATGGCCGGGTAGGCTTCGGCGTACAGGGCGGCGCCGAACCAGCCGCCGAGGATGCCCCAGAGGCCGTCGAAGCGTCCTTCGCCGAACGCACCCCATGCGGTACCTGGACAATAGCCGAGCATGGCCCAGCCGACACCGAATAGCGTGCCGCCCACGAGCTGCGCACCAAGAGAAGTGGGTTTGACTTCCAGGGAGAGCATGCCGAGGTCGAGAAAGAGATGGATGAGGATGGCCGCGACCACGATGGCCGAGAACATGAACTTGACGATGGTCATGTCCTTGAAGAGGAGCGCGCCGAGCTGTTTGTCGAAGCGCAGGACGCGGGCGCGTTGCAGGAGCACGCCGAAAAGGACGCCGGTGAAGAGGCCGAATGCGAGCGTCATGCTATTTCCCTCCGTAGAGCAGCCGGGCGGCAACGGCCCCGCCCGCGAAGAAGGCGATCATGGCCAGGGTGCCGCTGATGGTCAGCTGGGCCATGCCGGACAGGCCGTGCCCGCTGGGGCAGCCTCCGGCCATGCGTGCGCCGAACAGGGCGACGGTGCCGCCGACGAAGGCGAGAACGAAGCGCAGTCCGGGCCGCGCGCCGTAGCGGGCCTGCCATCTGTCGGGCAGGGAGTTCCAGGCGTAGGAGCCCGAGAAGTTGGCGGACAGGTAGGAGCCGAAAAAGATGCCGAGGACGAACAGCCACTGCCAGTCGATACCGTTGTTCTTGCCGAAATACTTCATGAAATAGTCCGTGGCCTGGACGTGCTGCGGGGCCAGGGTCATTTCGACCAGACCCACGGAGCGGACATAGGAGGTGGACGCGCCGAAGTACTTGCCCACCAGGAGCACGGACAGGGCCAGGAGCACACCGGTCAGCGCCCCGGCCAGATACGGATTCATGCCTTTATCGATAGTTTTCATGGGACCCTCCTTTGGGGATTTCAAAGGGGAATAATACAGATTCGGCGGAAAATGAAAAGAAGACTACCGTCCGGGGCGGGAATACGCGAAATCGTCACATCCCCCCTGTTTGCGGAGGGTTGGGGAAAGGAGTGTTGACAAGCGGTCCGGGGGGTTGGTATTTGTGAGATCTGCTCTGGCACGAAAGGTCCTTTCGTGCATCTAGCCCGATACCCTTTCGCTTCCGGATTCCGTCATGGCGCGCCGCGTCGCCCATGGAGAAGGTCATGTTCCTGAAGCGTTATCTCCTTGCCCTGGCCGGGTATTACCTGCCCTGCGTTTTGCTTGCGCGGTGGGCGGACAGGCTCGACGTCCAGGCCGGTGTCCAGGCCGCACTGGCCCTGCTCTTTGCGGTCATGAGCCTGCACCTGGTGCTTTTCCGGCCGCAGGGCCGGTTCGCCTTCGTGTCAAGGGCGCGCCGGGGCATGCGCTGGGTCCTGTACCTGGTCCTGTACATCGGGCTGGTGCTCATGCCCGTGCTGCAGCTGCTCCAGGCCGGATCGAGCCTGTACCTCCTGCCCCTGGCCATGCCGGTCCTGATCTTTCTGGGCATGCTCCATGCGCCGGGGAAGCGGTCCGAACCGGGCGAGGTGAGGCGTCCGCCGGACGCGGAAGGCCCGGGACTGTGGCTGCCCTTCATCGGCCTGTACATGGGCGCGCCCTACGCCGGATGGCTGCTGATGACCATGCTGGTCCGGCCCAGGTACATGAACATGGCCCTGATCCTGCTTTTCCTGGCCAAGGTCTGCCTGGGGTTGTGGATACTCCACTGGCTGACCGTGTCCCGGCCGGGCGTCCGGTACGCCGACCTGCCCAAGGGGGCGCGGCGGAAACGGTTCTGGATTCACGCGGCATTGTACCTGAACGTGATCTTCGTCCTGCCCCGCGTCCTGGAATTTTCGTTCGGCAAGGCCATGCCCCTGGACGCCCTGCTCATCGCCCCGCTCCTGGCCTCGGCCGCCTGCGGCCCCGGCGGCTTCAAGGCCGTGTTCTCCAGGCGTCCCGCCGAACCGGCCCCTCCCGTGGAAACCGGAGACGAACGCGTGCAGCGCCGCATGCGCAACATCCAGGCCCAATAACCCACCCCTGAACCACCGCCCCGAAAAGCAGTCCCGGCACCCCGCCTCCCAGCCCTTCAGCGTCGGCAGCGAAGCGCCCCGACGCCCCCGACGCAGCAAGGCTTTCGAGAGTGGTGTGGCAGTACATTTTTCGAGGGCGCGGCCGACCGCAGCGTATTGCAGCATACGTGAGGATCGGCCGCGCCCTCTAAAAATGTGCTGACGCGCCGCTATCGGAAGCCGCCGCGCCCCCTACACGTACCAGTACATGACTACGTAGTGGCAGAACGAGCCGCCGATGACGAAGATGTGGAATATCTCGTGGAAACCGAAGTGCCTGGGGAAGGGGTTGGGCCACTTGAGGGCGTAGATGACGGCACCCAGGGAGTAGACCAGACCGCCGGCCACCAGCCAGATGAGGGAGGCCGGGGACATGGCCTGGACCAGGGGGTAGACGCCCACCAGGACGAGCCAGCCCATGGCCAGGTAGATGCCCGTGGACAGCCAGCGCGGGGCCGTGATCCAGAAGACCTTCATGACGATGCCGCCGATGGCCAGCCCCCAGATGACCCCGAAGATGGACCAGCCCCACGGACCGCGCAGGGGGATGAGGCAGATGGGCGTGTACGTGGCCGCGATGTAGAAGAAGATCATGGAGTGGTCCACGCGGCGCAGGACGCGGACCCAGCGGTCGTTCACCGGCAGCCAGTGGTACAGGGTGGAGGCGGTGAAGAGCAGGATCATGCCCCCGCCGAAGATGGAGAAGGTGACGATGTGCCACGGCAGGGCCGGGCCGGTGGCGCGAACGATGAGCAGGACCGTGCCGAGCACGGCCAGCGCCGCGGCGATGCAATGCGTCAACCCGCTGACCGGGTCGCGAAGGGATAAGGTCATGACGGCTCCTCGGCTATTTCAGCCATATTCAGCATGGCACACTTGCGC
Proteins encoded:
- a CDS encoding sodium-dependent transporter, which encodes MAQREQWGSRVGFVLAAVGSAIGLGNIWRFPYMAYENGGGAFLIPYIFALLTAGIPFMILEFGMGQKYRGSAPKVFRALGEKWEWIGWMQVVVALIISIYYVAVIGWTINYTGFALNLSWGADPKAFFFGDYLGLSDAPLHLGSIRWPILAACTLAWGITWLAITSGVRKGIERACKILIPLLFILVIALIARVVNLPGAITGLNYLFHPDFSKLADFSVWADAYGQIFFSLSIGFSIMLAYSSYLPEDSDISNNAAMTVFINCGFSLLAGIMIFSVLGNMAHATGQEVSDVAGAGVGLAFITIPAAINTMPAPVFVGTLFFLCLTMAGVSSHISIVEAVSSSFIDKFGMDRKRTATLVCGFGYLMTVAFTTGGGLLILDIVDHFINNLCILGLALVEIVLMSYIVGLDDLNAHVNAVSDFKVGTAWRLCLKLVTVAVLGYTFVMNIVTDLGTPYGGYAQSDLALLGWSLLPVAFVLALALSRREAAYGFARQH
- a CDS encoding MetS family NSS transporter small subunit; the protein is MSVPAIIMMLVGLGVTWGGAAYCIRLAIRRNRQ
- a CDS encoding YeeE/YedE thiosulfate transporter family protein; amino-acid sequence: MTLAFGLFTGVLFGVLLQRARVLRFDKQLGALLFKDMTIVKFMFSAIVVAAILIHLFLDLGMLSLEVKPTSLGAQLVGGTLFGVGWAMLGYCPGTAWGAFGEGRFDGLWGILGGWFGAALYAEAYPAMKTSVLAWGDYGKLTWGSLLGVNHWIPVIVLAVGAVLLFRFFEKKGL
- a CDS encoding YeeE/YedE thiosulfate transporter family protein; translated protein: MKTIDKGMNPYLAGALTGVLLALSVLLVGKYFGASTSYVRSVGLVEMTLAPQHVQATDYFMKYFGKNNGIDWQWLFVLGIFFGSYLSANFSGSYAWNSLPDRWQARYGARPGLRFVLAFVGGTVALFGARMAGGCPSGHGLSGMAQLTISGTLAMIAFFAGGAVAARLLYGGK
- the trhA gene encoding PAQR family membrane homeostasis protein TrhA, with product MTLSLRDPVSGLTHCIAAALAVLGTVLLIVRATGPALPWHIVTFSIFGGGMILLFTASTLYHWLPVNDRWVRVLRRVDHSMIFFYIAATYTPICLIPLRGPWGWSIFGVIWGLAIGGIVMKVFWITAPRWLSTGIYLAMGWLVLVGVYPLVQAMSPASLIWLVAGGLVYSLGAVIYALKWPNPFPRHFGFHEIFHIFVIGGSFCHYVVMYWYV